One Spiroplasma sp. NBRC 100390 DNA window includes the following coding sequences:
- a CDS encoding lipoprotein — MKKLLTILGSLTMTTVGTVNIVSCMIKPNDNNSDTNGSMQNDMATLTKIASRVSKSINDYANSGNLKDSNAYPQLNSFYNSVSEGEPSVEIPVSSSDHKAGLSIIKNGLKSVFDNINRQIKDDYSNYYVDTMPLRFEEDKDKFMLNYINLTKIAEITGTDISNLKAVQLQYRFMLNLDFKKLNQKMPFTISFLISNDVQKIGKLVNGTIQEVTKVLVNYFKNYMNVVIDKNNNFKSIYDNFQVNYIGDVKSLDDIFVTKLRQNINDDTTISEKLKQGIVFDDTGYKRLMKVVSSTITAENSGQIPKNLDLGNYQPALWAGEGVNPPGLTAENFVKAYKESLPVFNVDKENMMLAKLNVNLNYISVYGLPLSGALMINDQIYESNILISRQGLTTKLTNFGKIIVAFHNYYDIDIRKRKGENTWTNVISNSSVFHVKDALSDLKDNINSKDKILKKLLTNFKKSPKAQGLIDLNLFNIYNLIDDTPTRVGTSGYTKEKIVFDVSNGSFCLAFSFGITRMDSIFYGAYGANNGQASNHLWNAWFLIAK, encoded by the coding sequence ATGAAAAAATTATTAACTATTTTAGGAAGTTTGACAATGACTACTGTTGGAACGGTTAATATTGTTAGTTGTATGATCAAACCAAATGACAATAACAGTGATACAAATGGTAGTATGCAAAATGATATGGCAACTTTAACTAAGATTGCCAGTAGAGTAAGTAAAAGTATTAATGATTATGCCAATAGTGGTAATTTGAAGGATTCAAATGCTTATCCACAATTAAATTCTTTTTATAATTCAGTCTCAGAAGGTGAACCAAGTGTTGAAATTCCGGTTTCGTCATCTGACCATAAGGCAGGGTTAAGTATTATTAAAAATGGTTTAAAATCAGTTTTTGATAATATTAACCGCCAAATTAAAGATGATTATTCAAATTATTATGTTGATACAATGCCGCTAAGGTTTGAAGAAGATAAAGATAAGTTTATGTTAAATTATATTAATTTAACTAAAATTGCTGAAATAACGGGAACAGACATTAGCAACTTAAAGGCAGTACAATTGCAATATAGATTTATGCTAAATTTGGATTTTAAAAAATTAAATCAAAAAATGCCGTTTACAATTTCGTTTTTAATTTCCAATGATGTTCAAAAAATTGGAAAGCTTGTTAATGGAACAATTCAAGAAGTCACAAAAGTTTTAGTTAATTATTTTAAAAATTATATGAATGTTGTTATTGATAAAAACAACAATTTTAAATCAATTTACGATAATTTTCAAGTTAATTATATTGGAGATGTTAAATCGTTAGATGATATTTTTGTGACCAAATTACGTCAGAACATTAATGATGATACAACAATTTCGGAAAAATTAAAACAAGGAATTGTTTTTGATGATACTGGTTATAAAAGACTAATGAAGGTAGTATCTTCAACAATTACAGCTGAAAATTCTGGACAAATTCCAAAGAACCTTGATTTAGGAAATTATCAGCCAGCATTATGAGCAGGAGAAGGTGTTAATCCACCAGGATTAACAGCTGAAAATTTTGTTAAAGCTTACAAAGAAAGTTTACCAGTTTTCAATGTTGATAAAGAAAATATGATGTTGGCAAAATTAAATGTTAATTTGAATTATATTAGTGTTTATGGTTTACCATTATCGGGAGCATTAATGATTAATGATCAAATTTATGAAAGTAATATTTTAATTAGTCGTCAAGGATTAACGACAAAATTAACTAATTTTGGGAAAATTATTGTTGCTTTTCATAATTATTATGATATTGATATTCGCAAACGAAAAGGCGAAAATACTTGAACCAATGTGATTAGTAATTCTAGTGTTTTTCATGTCAAAGATGCGTTATCAGATTTAAAAGATAACATTAATAGTAAAGATAAAATATTAAAAAAATTATTAACTAATTTTAAAAAAAGCCCAAAAGCACAGGGATTAATTGATCTTAATTTATTTAATATTTATAATTTAATTGATGATACTCCTACACGAGTTGGAACTAGTGGTTATACGAAAGAAAAAATTGTTTTTGATGTTTCTAATGGTTCATTTTGTTTAGCATTTTCTTTTGGAATAACAAGAATGGATTCAATTTTTTATGGTGCATATGGTGCTAATAATGGTCAAGCATCTAATCACCTTTGAAATGCCTGGTTTTTAATTGCTAAATAA
- a CDS encoding ECF transporter S component: protein MQARTKRLFYLDTKRVAAMAIIIALYILLSWLSKILNLAVFPVAPFLKIELTDFLMLLAVRLVGIIYASLLTISVSWLRMAYLGNGPIDVFALMLADLIFLLVFWLGDIFLRKGINRLIKNKTSKKVDYLITTSNVILAIIIVSFLMTLFNWLFIYDMYARFLNYTPEAIQWFKSILVPIIIPFNLLKFTINGAIFIAIYRAVIHLEKQFAVVKESMKLKQPFYDFDIVDEIYF, encoded by the coding sequence ATGCAAGCAAGAACAAAAAGATTATTCTATTTAGATACTAAAAGAGTTGCAGCAATGGCAATTATTATTGCATTGTATATTTTGCTATCATGGCTAAGTAAAATATTAAACTTAGCAGTTTTTCCTGTTGCTCCATTTTTAAAAATAGAATTAACTGATTTTTTAATGTTATTAGCTGTGCGGTTGGTTGGAATTATTTATGCTAGTCTTTTAACAATTAGTGTTAGTTGATTACGAATGGCTTATTTAGGTAATGGCCCAATCGATGTTTTTGCTTTAATGTTAGCTGATTTAATCTTTTTACTTGTGTTTTGATTAGGCGATATTTTTCTTCGCAAAGGAATTAATCGTTTAATTAAAAATAAAACTTCAAAAAAGGTGGATTATTTAATAACAACAAGCAATGTTATTTTAGCAATTATAATTGTTTCATTCTTAATGACTTTGTTCAATTGATTATTTATTTATGATATGTACGCACGTTTCTTAAATTATACACCAGAGGCAATTCAATGATTTAAAAGTATTTTAGTTCCAATAATTATTCCATTTAATTTATTAAAATTTACAATTAATGGCGCAATTTTTATTGCAATTTATCGTGCTGTTATTCATTTAGAAAAACAATTTGCTGTTGTAAAAGAAAGTATGAAACTAAAACAACCATTTTATGATTTTGATATTGTTGATGAAATTTATTTTTAA